The Agelaius phoeniceus isolate bAgePho1 chromosome 34, bAgePho1.hap1, whole genome shotgun sequence genome includes a window with the following:
- the LOC143696390 gene encoding uncharacterized protein LOC143696390, producing the protein MPQDTQAGKELSMESREDKSPQQNLVAEAVWSGSRAQQSNGEEKSRRSHTRRGCKRRSRGSEEERPTLGREGDHRSELGVPEPLQDGEKPHKCSECGESFRWSSRLNSHMGIHTRERPYECGQCGKSFSHNSNLICHQRVHTRRGPTDVLSVGRASEPDPA; encoded by the exons atgccccaggacacccaggcag ggaaggagctgagcatggagagcagggaggacaaatccccacagcagaacctggtggcTGAGGCCGTTTGGAGTGGCTCCAGGGCACAGCAatccaacggggaggaaaagtcCCGGAGATCCCacacaaggaggggctgcaaacgcagatcaCGGGGATccgaggaggaaagacccaccttGGGCCGGGAAGGTGACCACAGGTCAGAGTTGGGCGTCCCTGAGCCGCTTcaggatggggagaagccccacaagtgctcgGAATGTGGGGagagcttcaggtggagctCCCGCCTGAACTCCCACATGGGAatccacaccagggagaggccctatgagtgtgggcagtgtgggaagagcttcagccacaaCTCCAACCTGATCTGCCACCAGCGCGTCCACACCAGGAGAGGCCCTACGGATGtcctgagtgtgggaagagcttcagagcCAGATCCAGCCTGA